The proteins below are encoded in one region of Drosophila santomea strain STO CAGO 1482 chromosome 2R, Prin_Dsan_1.1, whole genome shotgun sequence:
- the LOC120444365 gene encoding sodium-dependent nutrient amino acid transporter 1 isoform X2, with product MDDAAEYQKLRRNMQAAQGTSVGHTGLQDGISTVVYSTEGEELTINCEAESESSAQRDQWSRGVEFLFSCIALSVGLGNVWRFPFIALENGGGAFLIPYVIVLLLIGRPVYYLEVIIGQFSSRGCIRAFDMAPIMRGIAYGQVYSTALATTYYACIMALTIRYLVASFSEVLPWTYCLVEWGKSCVATGVTAANDSSIVQGVSSAELFFTQTVLREPETLEDSGLGTPSWDLVLCLLATWVIIGTVLSKGIRSSGKASYFLALFPYVIMIVLFIRAVTLPGAWQGIVYFLKPQWSQLLNPHVWYAAITQMFFSLAICFGTLVMYASFNDFNKNVRKDVIIITTIDSLTSILAGCIIFGILGNLAFETNTEDISQVVKGGAGLAFISYPEAIAKFKYLPQLFAVLFFFMLLVLGIGSNIGMASAVVNVVKDRFTHLPHWLLALGTSIIGFLCGLVYMTPGGQFVLNLVDFYGCTFIALVLAIAELLAVGWIYGVKRICSDIEFMLNVKTGFYWRICWALVAPGLMFLVLVYMLFSYEPLTYRGVQYPPDYYMAGWIIWGLGVLQLPFWALVTIFQQPGKTFGSKFRMAMQPTANWGPLQTQKFEAYILHRKREADFKSPRGGYLFDNIFG from the exons ATGGATGATGCTGCAGAATACCAGAAACTCCGGCGAAACATGCAGGCAGCTCAAGGAACGAGTGTAGGACATACAGGCTTACAGGATGGCATCAGTACTGTGGTGTACAGCACGGAGGGCGAAGAG CTTACCATAAATTGTGAGGCGGAATCGGAGTCCTCCGCCCAACGCGATCAGTGGAGCAGGGGAGTGGAGTTCCTCTTCTCCTGCATCGCCTTATCCGTGGGCCTCGGCAATGTCTGGCGGTTTCCCTTCATTGCTCTCGAGAACGGCGGTGGCGCCTTTCTGATACCCTATGTgattgtgctgctgctgattggCAGACCGGTTTACTATCTGGAGGTCATCATTGGGCAGTTCTCGAGCCGTGGCTGCATCAGGGCCTTTGATATGGCGCCTATAATGAGGG GTATTGCCTATGGTCAGGTGTATTCCACCGCCTTGGCCACCACCTACTACGCCTGCATTATGGCCCTGACCATCAGGTATTTGGTGGCCAGTTTCAGCGAGGTCCTGCCCTGGACATATTGCCTGGTGGAATGGGGCAAAAGTTGTGTGGCCACAGGAGTCACAGCTGCCAATGACTCATCCATTGTGCAGGGGGTTTCCTCCGCCGAGCTGTTTTTCAC GCAAACAGTTCTAAGAGAGCCCGAAACGCTCGAGGATAGTGGACTGGGTACTCCGAGTTGGGATCTGGTCCTGTGCCTCTTGGCCACTTGGGTGATCATTGGCACTGTTTTGTCAAAAGGCATTCGCAGTTCCGGGAAAGCTTCCTATTTCCTGGCCCTGTTTCCCTACGTGATCATGATCGTACTGTTCATCCGGGCGGTCACTTTGCCAGGTGCCTGGCAGGGAATTGTGTACTTCCTGAAACCCCAATGGTCCCAGCTGCTCAATCCGCACGTGTGGTACGCGGCCATCACCCAGATGTTCTTCTCATTGGCCATCTGCTTCGGAACCCTGGTCATGTACGCCTCCTTCAACGATTTCAACAAGAATGTGCGCAA GGATGTGATAATAATCACCACCATAGACTCGCTTACGTCCATTCTGGCTGGTTGCATCATCTTTGGAATCCTGGGCAACCTTGCCTTCGAGACCAACACCGAGGATATTTCGCAGGTGGTCAAGGGTGGAGCTGGTCTAGCATTCATTTCCTATCCGGAGGCGATTGCCAAGTTCAAGTACCTTCCCCAACTGTTCGCCGTGCTGTTCTTCTTCATGCTCCTGGTGTTGGGCATAGGATCGAATATTGGAATGGCCTCGGCTGTGGTGAATGTGGTTAAGGATCGATTCACCCACTTGCCGCATTGGCTGCTAGCCCTGGGCACTTCGATAATTGGATTCCTGTGTGGCCTGGTGTACATGACTCCGGGCGGACAGTTCGTACTGAATCTCGTCGACTTTTATGGCTGCACCTTTATAGCCCTGGTCTTAGCCATCGCAGAGTTGTTGGCCGTGGGCTGGATTTACGGCGTGAAGCGCATCTGCAGCGACATTGAGTTTATGCTGAATGTAAAGACTGGCTTCTACTGGCGCATCTGCTGGGCCCTTGTGGCACCTGGCCTAATGTTCCTGGTCCTCGTCTACATGCTCTTCAGCTACGAACCCCTGACGTACAGAGGGGTTCAGTATCCACCGGACTACTATATGGCTGGCTGGATTATCTGGGGACTGGGTGTGCTGCAGCTGCCCTTCTGGGCTTTGGTCACGATTTTCCAGCAGCCAGGGAAGACTTTTGGCAGT AAATTCCGAATGGCCATGCAACCCACTGCCAATTGGGGTCCGCTGCAGACGCAAAAGTTCGAGGCCTACATACTCCATCGAAAGCGCGAGGCGGACTTTAAGAGCCCACGTGGCGGATACTTGTTCGACAATATCTTTGGCTAA
- the LOC120444365 gene encoding sodium-dependent nutrient amino acid transporter 1 isoform X1 gives MDDAAEYQKLRRNMQAAQGTSVGHTGLQDGISTVVYSTEGEEVSVLGAIGRRSCLTYLASQKLTINCEAESESSAQRDQWSRGVEFLFSCIALSVGLGNVWRFPFIALENGGGAFLIPYVIVLLLIGRPVYYLEVIIGQFSSRGCIRAFDMAPIMRGIAYGQVYSTALATTYYACIMALTIRYLVASFSEVLPWTYCLVEWGKSCVATGVTAANDSSIVQGVSSAELFFTQTVLREPETLEDSGLGTPSWDLVLCLLATWVIIGTVLSKGIRSSGKASYFLALFPYVIMIVLFIRAVTLPGAWQGIVYFLKPQWSQLLNPHVWYAAITQMFFSLAICFGTLVMYASFNDFNKNVRKDVIIITTIDSLTSILAGCIIFGILGNLAFETNTEDISQVVKGGAGLAFISYPEAIAKFKYLPQLFAVLFFFMLLVLGIGSNIGMASAVVNVVKDRFTHLPHWLLALGTSIIGFLCGLVYMTPGGQFVLNLVDFYGCTFIALVLAIAELLAVGWIYGVKRICSDIEFMLNVKTGFYWRICWALVAPGLMFLVLVYMLFSYEPLTYRGVQYPPDYYMAGWIIWGLGVLQLPFWALVTIFQQPGKTFGSKFRMAMQPTANWGPLQTQKFEAYILHRKREADFKSPRGGYLFDNIFG, from the exons ATGGATGATGCTGCAGAATACCAGAAACTCCGGCGAAACATGCAGGCAGCTCAAGGAACGAGTGTAGGACATACAGGCTTACAGGATGGCATCAGTACTGTGGTGTACAGCACGGAGGGCGAAGAGGTGAGTGTCCTGGGAGCCATTGGGCGTAGAAGTTGCCTAACATATCTTGCGTCTCAAAAGCTTACCATAAATTGTGAGGCGGAATCGGAGTCCTCCGCCCAACGCGATCAGTGGAGCAGGGGAGTGGAGTTCCTCTTCTCCTGCATCGCCTTATCCGTGGGCCTCGGCAATGTCTGGCGGTTTCCCTTCATTGCTCTCGAGAACGGCGGTGGCGCCTTTCTGATACCCTATGTgattgtgctgctgctgattggCAGACCGGTTTACTATCTGGAGGTCATCATTGGGCAGTTCTCGAGCCGTGGCTGCATCAGGGCCTTTGATATGGCGCCTATAATGAGGG GTATTGCCTATGGTCAGGTGTATTCCACCGCCTTGGCCACCACCTACTACGCCTGCATTATGGCCCTGACCATCAGGTATTTGGTGGCCAGTTTCAGCGAGGTCCTGCCCTGGACATATTGCCTGGTGGAATGGGGCAAAAGTTGTGTGGCCACAGGAGTCACAGCTGCCAATGACTCATCCATTGTGCAGGGGGTTTCCTCCGCCGAGCTGTTTTTCAC GCAAACAGTTCTAAGAGAGCCCGAAACGCTCGAGGATAGTGGACTGGGTACTCCGAGTTGGGATCTGGTCCTGTGCCTCTTGGCCACTTGGGTGATCATTGGCACTGTTTTGTCAAAAGGCATTCGCAGTTCCGGGAAAGCTTCCTATTTCCTGGCCCTGTTTCCCTACGTGATCATGATCGTACTGTTCATCCGGGCGGTCACTTTGCCAGGTGCCTGGCAGGGAATTGTGTACTTCCTGAAACCCCAATGGTCCCAGCTGCTCAATCCGCACGTGTGGTACGCGGCCATCACCCAGATGTTCTTCTCATTGGCCATCTGCTTCGGAACCCTGGTCATGTACGCCTCCTTCAACGATTTCAACAAGAATGTGCGCAA GGATGTGATAATAATCACCACCATAGACTCGCTTACGTCCATTCTGGCTGGTTGCATCATCTTTGGAATCCTGGGCAACCTTGCCTTCGAGACCAACACCGAGGATATTTCGCAGGTGGTCAAGGGTGGAGCTGGTCTAGCATTCATTTCCTATCCGGAGGCGATTGCCAAGTTCAAGTACCTTCCCCAACTGTTCGCCGTGCTGTTCTTCTTCATGCTCCTGGTGTTGGGCATAGGATCGAATATTGGAATGGCCTCGGCTGTGGTGAATGTGGTTAAGGATCGATTCACCCACTTGCCGCATTGGCTGCTAGCCCTGGGCACTTCGATAATTGGATTCCTGTGTGGCCTGGTGTACATGACTCCGGGCGGACAGTTCGTACTGAATCTCGTCGACTTTTATGGCTGCACCTTTATAGCCCTGGTCTTAGCCATCGCAGAGTTGTTGGCCGTGGGCTGGATTTACGGCGTGAAGCGCATCTGCAGCGACATTGAGTTTATGCTGAATGTAAAGACTGGCTTCTACTGGCGCATCTGCTGGGCCCTTGTGGCACCTGGCCTAATGTTCCTGGTCCTCGTCTACATGCTCTTCAGCTACGAACCCCTGACGTACAGAGGGGTTCAGTATCCACCGGACTACTATATGGCTGGCTGGATTATCTGGGGACTGGGTGTGCTGCAGCTGCCCTTCTGGGCTTTGGTCACGATTTTCCAGCAGCCAGGGAAGACTTTTGGCAGT AAATTCCGAATGGCCATGCAACCCACTGCCAATTGGGGTCCGCTGCAGACGCAAAAGTTCGAGGCCTACATACTCCATCGAAAGCGCGAGGCGGACTTTAAGAGCCCACGTGGCGGATACTTGTTCGACAATATCTTTGGCTAA